A single Sphingomonas kaistensis DNA region contains:
- a CDS encoding adenine phosphoribosyltransferase, with protein MTRDELQSLVRTIPDHPKPGILFRDVTTLLLHAEGFAAAIDHLADTVDGRPDLVAGMEARGFVVATALALKLGAGLLLIRKDGKLPGATIAEDYALEYGTDRLAMHVDACAPGATVLLADDLIATGGTALAAARLVRRAGGVVTGARFLIDLPDLGGAASLEAEGVATQSLLAFPGH; from the coding sequence ATGACCCGAGACGAATTGCAGAGCCTGGTGCGGACCATCCCGGATCATCCCAAGCCCGGGATCCTGTTTCGCGACGTGACGACCTTACTGCTTCATGCGGAAGGCTTTGCGGCGGCGATCGATCATCTGGCCGACACCGTGGACGGGCGCCCCGATCTCGTCGCAGGAATGGAAGCGCGCGGTTTCGTCGTCGCCACTGCGCTGGCGCTGAAGCTGGGCGCCGGGCTGCTGCTGATCCGCAAGGACGGCAAGCTGCCCGGCGCCACCATCGCCGAGGATTACGCGCTGGAATATGGGACCGACCGGCTGGCGATGCACGTCGACGCCTGCGCGCCGGGTGCCACGGTGCTGCTGGCCGACGATCTGATCGCCACCGGCGGAACCGCGCTGGCCGCGGCGCGGCTGGTGCGCAGGGCGGGCGGGGTGGTGACCGGCGCGCGATTCCTGATTGACCTGCCTGATCTCGGCGGCGCGGCCAGTCTCGAGGCCGAGGGCGTGGCGACGCAGAGCCTGCTGGCGTTTCCCGGACACTGA
- a CDS encoding diguanylate cyclase, which translates to MTSTTLLARQWMLALGYALLAGLAVTLTRFDGGVAFLWGASALLIAALVRTSRRNWWAPLLTCGVVGALVTGTLGLGWAIAPFLLVANLGEALIAGYLLKRDRSSGELMASLNWFGRFLIAMIVGPIVMAPVAGAILWAFGGSFAPTIKHFAIGHALGNLALTPIAYMMTGRAAQQETRRILQRHRTSVLWLLPTVGLIVFFTFWQTSWPILFLPVMWVVLVTFRLGRLGAAVSLALLTGIGGLLTAKGYGPVSLTAASLGDRMQFFQFYLAATVLTVIPIAADLHNRQKLHRSLRRSEAEFRLLAEHCTDVIMRISTDGRILYASPSVELVTGYRPGELIGGHSRMLIDKADFAYVRDEHRATLAAGGEARTYSYRTIIKSGEQRWFSTHGRALLDEDGEPIELLSYIRDITGAKADEREWVQAALTDSLTGLPNRRAFERATARRVADGAAGRTCVALFDLDHFKTINDRFGHDVGDEVLKNFAARALRSTRPVDMLARLGGEEFALLIEDADIDQAYDICERIRQDVANSLIPASPGAVRLTVSGGVAELGPEGLGAALKAADEALYRAKRSGRDRLLLAA; encoded by the coding sequence ATGACTTCGACGACATTGCTTGCTCGCCAATGGATGCTGGCGCTCGGATATGCGCTGCTGGCGGGGCTGGCGGTGACGCTGACCCGGTTCGACGGCGGGGTCGCGTTCCTGTGGGGTGCAAGCGCGCTGCTGATCGCGGCGCTGGTGCGCACGTCCCGGCGCAACTGGTGGGCGCCGCTGCTGACCTGCGGCGTGGTGGGCGCGCTGGTCACCGGGACCCTTGGGCTCGGCTGGGCGATCGCGCCGTTCCTGCTGGTCGCCAATCTGGGCGAGGCGCTGATCGCCGGCTATCTCCTGAAGCGCGATCGCAGCAGCGGCGAATTGATGGCGAGCCTCAACTGGTTCGGGCGGTTCTTGATCGCGATGATCGTCGGACCGATCGTGATGGCGCCGGTCGCGGGGGCGATCCTGTGGGCGTTCGGCGGCAGCTTCGCCCCGACGATCAAGCATTTCGCGATCGGCCATGCGCTGGGCAATCTGGCGCTGACCCCGATTGCCTACATGATGACCGGCCGCGCCGCGCAACAGGAAACCCGGCGGATCCTGCAGCGGCACCGGACATCGGTCTTGTGGCTTCTGCCGACGGTCGGACTGATCGTTTTCTTCACCTTCTGGCAGACCAGCTGGCCGATCCTGTTCCTGCCGGTGATGTGGGTGGTACTGGTGACCTTCCGGCTCGGCCGCCTGGGCGCCGCGGTCAGCCTTGCGCTGCTGACGGGGATCGGCGGCCTGCTGACTGCCAAGGGTTATGGCCCGGTGTCGCTGACCGCCGCGTCGCTTGGCGACCGGATGCAATTCTTTCAATTCTATCTGGCGGCAACGGTGCTGACGGTGATCCCGATCGCGGCCGACCTGCATAACCGCCAGAAACTCCATCGCAGCCTGCGGCGAAGCGAAGCCGAGTTCCGGCTGCTGGCGGAGCATTGTACCGACGTCATCATGCGCATCTCGACCGACGGCCGGATCCTCTACGCCTCGCCTTCGGTCGAATTGGTCACCGGTTATCGTCCCGGTGAACTGATCGGTGGCCACAGCCGGATGCTGATCGACAAGGCGGATTTCGCCTACGTCCGGGATGAACATCGTGCCACGCTGGCCGCTGGGGGTGAGGCGCGGACCTACAGTTATCGCACGATAATCAAGAGCGGCGAGCAGCGCTGGTTCTCGACCCACGGGCGCGCGCTCCTGGACGAGGACGGCGAGCCGATCGAGCTATTATCCTACATTCGCGACATCACCGGCGCCAAGGCCGACGAGCGCGAATGGGTGCAGGCGGCGCTGACCGACAGCCTGACAGGGCTGCCCAATCGCCGGGCGTTCGAACGGGCCACGGCGAGACGCGTGGCGGACGGGGCGGCGGGGCGGACCTGCGTCGCCTTGTTCGATCTCGATCATTTCAAGACCATCAACGACCGCTTCGGCCACGATGTGGGCGACGAGGTGCTGAAGAATTTTGCCGCTCGGGCGCTACGGTCGACAAGGCCGGTCGACATGCTGGCACGGCTGGGCGGTGAGGAGTTCGCCCTGTTGATCGAGGACGCCGACATCGACCAGGCCTACGACATCTGCGAGCGGATCCGGCAGGACGTCGCGAACAGCCTTATTCCGGCGTCGCCCGGGGCAGTGCGGCTCACAGTCAGCGGCGGGGTGGCGGAGCTGGGTCCGGAGGGGCTGGGGGCCGCGCTCAAGGCCGCGGATGAGGCGCTCTACCGCGCCAAAAGGAGCGGGCGCGACCGGTTGCTGCTGGCCGCTTAG
- a CDS encoding acyltransferase, whose amino-acid sequence MTVRGIACLALVFYHVVGPTSDNGMHLPEGSAWRQAMSSLDFLRMPTFALLAGFLYGSRRVTSSNLGHFLGKRAQRLGLPLLFATLFTVVARRMVYGDQTVPLEAIFFHYQHFWFLQAILLIYFCMAIWDSKSRPGWSTLLIVGFAATMLSRTFFTTTFLSFNGALYLLPYFIVGMILQNHLHLLARAELSRLAIALVVTVLVLQWTAQTAGGTEFHRRMLSATMCGIAGAYLMLVHCPRIAFAQWIGRYSYTIFLWHSISGAAVRHLLERLVVLPTALTFVVLSAVSILIPVAIHLVVQRLPGVSLLVAGIPIKKAVPGTGRRWLAPTNYLSARSSMRLKDQSVGQPLKKEQQAEIVAAVAP is encoded by the coding sequence ATGACAGTGCGCGGGATCGCCTGTCTGGCGCTGGTTTTTTACCATGTCGTCGGGCCGACCAGCGACAACGGAATGCATTTGCCGGAAGGCAGTGCCTGGAGGCAGGCGATGAGCAGCCTCGACTTCCTGCGCATGCCGACCTTCGCCTTGCTTGCCGGTTTTCTTTACGGTTCCCGGCGAGTCACCTCGTCCAATCTCGGACATTTTCTTGGGAAAAGAGCGCAGAGGCTGGGATTGCCGCTGCTTTTCGCGACGCTCTTCACGGTTGTCGCGCGTCGAATGGTCTATGGGGATCAGACCGTCCCGCTGGAGGCGATCTTTTTCCATTACCAGCATTTCTGGTTCCTGCAGGCGATCCTTCTGATCTACTTCTGCATGGCGATCTGGGACAGCAAGAGCCGACCGGGATGGTCGACCCTGCTGATCGTCGGGTTCGCTGCGACAATGTTGTCGCGGACCTTCTTCACGACGACGTTTCTCAGCTTCAATGGTGCGCTGTACCTGCTGCCCTACTTTATCGTCGGGATGATCCTTCAGAATCATTTGCACCTGCTTGCCAGGGCGGAACTGAGCAGATTGGCAATTGCGCTGGTCGTGACGGTTCTTGTGCTCCAGTGGACAGCGCAAACGGCGGGAGGAACCGAGTTTCATCGCCGGATGCTGTCGGCGACCATGTGCGGGATTGCCGGCGCCTATCTGATGCTGGTGCACTGCCCCCGGATCGCATTCGCGCAGTGGATTGGCCGCTACAGCTATACGATCTTTCTGTGGCACTCGATTTCAGGTGCGGCGGTTCGGCATTTGCTTGAGCGGTTGGTCGTTCTGCCAACCGCGCTGACGTTTGTTGTGTTGTCTGCTGTGTCCATCCTTATCCCGGTCGCGATTCATCTGGTCGTGCAGCGACTTCCGGGGGTGTCGCTGCTGGTCGCCGGAATTCCGATCAAGAAGGCTGTGCCGGGCACCGGACGACGCTGGCTTGCGCCGACAAACTATCTTTCCGCCAGGTCATCAATGCGACTGAAGGACCAAAGCGTCGGTCAGCCGTTGAAGAAGGAGCAGCAGGCGGAAATTGTCGCGGCAGTCGCCCCGTAA
- the hemF gene encoding oxygen-dependent coproporphyrinogen oxidase: MQALDEQQSAARAWFESLRNRICAEFEAIEREAGSDASFEYTPWDREDPSGEPGGGGVRGVMKGCVFEKVGVNVSTVGGTFTEEFAKSIPGSSENGNRFFATGISLVAHMANPHVPAVHMNTRFLCTARRWFGGGADLNPAIPYPQDTQSFHAALKAACDAHGADYYERYSKWCEDYFWLPHRKVARGVGGIFYDRLEGDFADNFAFTRDVGEAFLAAYPQIVRARMDTPFDEADMNRLLEFRGRYAEFNLLYDRGTIFGLKTGGNVDAILMSLPPLAKWS; the protein is encoded by the coding sequence ATGCAAGCCCTCGACGAGCAACAATCCGCCGCCCGCGCCTGGTTCGAATCTCTGCGCAATCGAATCTGCGCCGAGTTCGAAGCGATCGAGCGCGAAGCCGGCTCCGACGCCTCCTTCGAATACACCCCGTGGGATCGCGAAGATCCGTCGGGCGAGCCGGGCGGCGGCGGCGTTCGGGGCGTCATGAAGGGCTGCGTGTTCGAAAAGGTCGGCGTCAACGTCTCTACCGTCGGCGGCACCTTTACCGAGGAATTCGCAAAGTCGATTCCCGGCTCCAGCGAAAACGGCAATCGCTTTTTCGCCACCGGGATCAGCCTCGTCGCGCACATGGCCAACCCGCACGTCCCCGCGGTACATATGAACACCCGCTTCCTGTGCACCGCCCGCCGCTGGTTCGGGGGCGGCGCCGACCTCAACCCGGCGATTCCCTACCCGCAAGATACGCAAAGCTTTCACGCCGCGCTGAAAGCCGCCTGCGATGCCCACGGCGCCGACTATTACGAGCGCTATTCCAAATGGTGCGAAGACTATTTCTGGCTTCCCCACCGCAAGGTCGCGCGCGGGGTAGGCGGAATTTTCTACGACCGACTGGAAGGCGATTTCGCCGACAATTTCGCCTTCACCCGCGACGTCGGCGAAGCCTTTCTCGCCGCTTATCCGCAGATCGTCCGCGCCCGCATGGACACACCGTTCGACGAGGCCGACATGAACCGCCTGCTCGAGTTTCGCGGCCGCTATGCCGAATTCAACCTGCTCTACGACCGGGGCACGATCTTCGGCCTCAAGACCGGCGGCAACGTCGACGCCATCCTGATGAGCCTGCCCCCGCTGGCAAAGTGGAGCTGA
- a CDS encoding cytochrome c1: MVRIIGFFVGAGFVFVLLWSLVVNGLDYFRNPPEHAAYYYFHKDPRDAELPSDGMMGKFDRQQLQRGFQVYKEVCAACHGMKYVSFYQLTDLGYSEAEVKAIANQWAIEVPSVNPDTGEAATRKALVSDRFPSPYPNETAARAANNNAYPPDLSLITEARHDGANYVYSLLTGYANADTYRNAEGKPVPNDAKPPQGLHFNPYFANLNIAMPAPLVSDGQVTYADGTKATVDQMAKDVSAFLVWTAEPTLEARHRAGWAVLVFLLIATVLAYMAYRNIWANAKRQVSIRGPLDPEFRERMDEAKADSGIAG, encoded by the coding sequence ATGGTCCGCATCATCGGTTTCTTCGTCGGCGCAGGGTTCGTTTTCGTCCTGCTCTGGTCGCTGGTCGTCAACGGCTTGGATTATTTCCGCAATCCACCCGAGCACGCCGCTTATTATTACTTCCACAAGGACCCGCGCGACGCGGAGCTTCCTTCGGACGGCATGATGGGCAAGTTCGACCGCCAGCAGCTGCAACGCGGCTTCCAGGTCTACAAGGAAGTGTGCGCGGCCTGCCATGGCATGAAGTACGTCAGTTTTTACCAGCTGACCGACCTTGGCTATTCGGAAGCCGAAGTGAAGGCGATCGCCAATCAGTGGGCGATCGAGGTGCCGTCGGTGAATCCCGATACGGGTGAAGCGGCGACCCGCAAGGCGCTGGTGTCCGACCGCTTCCCCTCGCCGTATCCGAACGAGACGGCGGCGCGTGCGGCCAACAACAATGCCTATCCGCCCGATCTCAGCCTGATCACCGAAGCCCGGCACGACGGCGCGAACTACGTTTACTCGCTGCTGACCGGCTATGCGAACGCCGACACCTACCGCAATGCGGAAGGCAAGCCGGTGCCGAACGATGCGAAGCCGCCGCAGGGACTGCACTTCAACCCGTATTTCGCCAACCTCAACATCGCCATGCCGGCGCCGCTCGTGTCCGATGGGCAGGTGACTTATGCCGACGGCACCAAGGCGACCGTCGATCAGATGGCCAAGGACGTGTCGGCGTTCCTGGTCTGGACGGCCGAGCCGACCCTTGAGGCGCGTCATCGTGCGGGCTGGGCGGTGCTGGTGTTCCTGCTGATCGCCACGGTGCTGGCCTACATGGCGTATCGCAACATCTGGGCGAATGCGAAGCGCCAGGTATCGATCCGCGGCCCGCTGGACCCCGAGTTCCGCGAGCGGATGGACGAGGCCAAGGCCGACAGCGGCATCGCTGGCTAG
- the ychF gene encoding redox-regulated ATPase YchF, whose product MGFRCGIVGLPNVGKSTLFNALTETQAAQAANYPFCTIEPNVGQVAVPDPRLDKLAEIAKSAKIIATQLGFVDIAGLVKGASKGEGLGNQFLGNIREVDAIVHVLRCFENDDIQHVANKVDPLADAEVVETELLLADLESLEKRVPNLVKKGQQGDKESKIAASVLTQALELLRDGKPARLTVPKDEEEARVFAQAQLITAKPILYVCNVNEEDAANGNALSAQVFAKAKAEGATAVVVSAAIESELVGMDEAERLEFLAEMGLKETGLARVIRAGYELLHLITFFTVGPKEARAWTVEKGAKGPQAAGVIHSDFERGFIRAETIAFDDYVAVGGEAGARDAGKLRQEGKEYVVADGDVLHFKFNV is encoded by the coding sequence ATGGGCTTCCGCTGCGGCATCGTCGGCCTGCCGAACGTCGGCAAATCGACCCTTTTCAACGCGCTCACCGAAACGCAGGCGGCGCAAGCGGCCAATTATCCCTTCTGCACGATCGAGCCCAACGTCGGCCAGGTCGCGGTACCCGATCCCCGCCTCGACAAGCTGGCCGAGATCGCCAAATCGGCCAAGATCATCGCCACGCAATTGGGCTTCGTCGACATCGCCGGCCTGGTGAAGGGCGCCAGCAAGGGCGAAGGGCTCGGCAATCAGTTCCTTGGCAACATCCGCGAGGTGGACGCCATCGTCCACGTCCTGCGCTGCTTCGAGAATGACGACATTCAGCATGTCGCAAACAAGGTCGACCCGCTGGCCGACGCCGAAGTGGTCGAAACCGAACTTCTGCTCGCCGACCTCGAAAGTCTTGAAAAGCGCGTTCCCAACCTCGTCAAGAAGGGCCAGCAGGGCGACAAGGAATCGAAGATCGCCGCTAGTGTCCTGACCCAGGCGCTCGAACTGCTCCGCGACGGCAAGCCCGCGCGCCTCACCGTCCCGAAGGACGAGGAAGAAGCGCGTGTCTTCGCGCAGGCCCAACTGATCACCGCCAAGCCGATCCTCTACGTCTGCAACGTCAACGAAGAAGATGCCGCCAACGGCAACGCGCTGTCGGCGCAGGTGTTCGCCAAGGCCAAGGCCGAAGGCGCCACCGCGGTGGTCGTCTCGGCCGCGATCGAATCCGAACTGGTCGGCATGGACGAGGCTGAGCGCCTCGAATTCCTCGCCGAAATGGGCCTCAAGGAAACCGGCCTCGCCCGCGTGATCCGCGCTGGCTACGAGCTGCTTCACCTCATCACCTTCTTCACCGTCGGCCCCAAGGAAGCCCGCGCCTGGACGGTCGAGAAAGGCGCCAAGGGCCCGCAGGCCGCGGGGGTCATCCATTCCGACTTCGAACGCGGCTTCATCCGCGCCGAAACCATCGCCTTCGACGATTATGTCGCCGTGGGCGGCGAAGCGGGCGCCCGCGACGCCGGCAAGCTGCGCCAGGAAGGCAAGGAATATGTCGTTGCAGACGGCGACGTGCTGCACTTCAAGTTCAACGTTTGA
- a CDS encoding cytochrome b, with product MSFAWAKPYEPTSPFMKWMDQRLPVPRLVYGAIGGGYPVPRNLNYFWNFGVLAGLALMIQIITGIVLAMHYYSFTGGAFDSVERIMRDVPAGWVLRYVHQNGASFFFAIVYIHIFRGLYYGSYKAPREMVWLLGLVIYLLMMATAFMGYVLPWGQMSYWGAQVITGFFSAIPVVGEPLRVFILGGYAPDQAALTRFFSLHYLLPFVIAGVTILKIWALHIPGSSNPTGVDVKNEKDTLPFHPFYTAKDGFGIGVALIIFALVVYFFPYSLGHPDNYIEANPLVTPAHIVPEWYFWPFYAILRAFTVDFILPAKLWGVLAMFGSILLLFFLTWLDRSPIRSTSYRPVYKIFFWVLVADIMVLGLCGVMPAEQPWIALSQICAAYYFAHFLIILPLVSKFEKPRPLPNSISESVLHGEKAESRPYGLAPSGSTTAPQPAE from the coding sequence ATGAGCTTTGCCTGGGCCAAGCCCTACGAACCCACCTCGCCGTTCATGAAGTGGATGGACCAGCGTCTGCCGGTCCCGCGCCTCGTTTATGGCGCCATCGGCGGCGGTTATCCCGTGCCGCGCAACCTCAACTATTTCTGGAACTTCGGCGTCCTCGCGGGGCTCGCGCTGATGATCCAGATCATCACCGGCATCGTGCTGGCGATGCATTATTACAGCTTTACCGGAGGCGCGTTCGACAGCGTCGAGCGCATCATGCGCGACGTGCCGGCGGGCTGGGTGCTGCGCTACGTTCACCAGAACGGCGCGAGCTTCTTCTTCGCCATCGTCTACATCCACATCTTCCGCGGGCTTTATTACGGTTCGTACAAGGCGCCGCGCGAGATGGTGTGGCTGCTGGGCCTCGTCATCTACCTTCTGATGATGGCGACCGCCTTCATGGGCTACGTCCTCCCCTGGGGCCAGATGAGCTACTGGGGCGCGCAGGTCATCACCGGCTTCTTCTCGGCCATTCCGGTGGTCGGCGAGCCGCTGCGCGTGTTCATTCTCGGCGGCTATGCCCCCGACCAGGCCGCGCTGACCCGCTTCTTCTCGCTCCACTATCTGCTGCCGTTCGTGATCGCGGGCGTCACCATATTGAAGATCTGGGCGCTTCACATCCCGGGGTCGTCGAACCCGACGGGCGTGGACGTCAAGAACGAGAAGGACACGCTGCCTTTCCACCCGTTCTACACGGCGAAGGACGGCTTCGGCATCGGCGTCGCGCTGATCATCTTCGCGCTGGTGGTCTATTTCTTCCCGTACAGCCTCGGCCACCCCGACAACTACATCGAGGCGAACCCGCTGGTGACCCCGGCGCACATCGTCCCCGAATGGTATTTCTGGCCGTTCTACGCGATCCTGCGCGCCTTCACCGTCGACTTCATCCTGCCCGCCAAGCTGTGGGGCGTGCTGGCGATGTTCGGCTCGATCCTGCTGTTGTTCTTCCTGACTTGGCTGGACCGCTCGCCGATCCGTTCGACCAGCTACCGCCCGGTCTACAAGATCTTCTTCTGGGTGCTGGTGGCGGACATCATGGTCCTCGGCCTGTGCGGCGTCATGCCGGCGGAGCAGCCGTGGATCGCGCTGAGCCAGATCTGCGCGGCTTATTATTTCGCGCACTTCCTGATCATCCTGCCGCTCGTCTCGAAGTTCGAGAAGCCGCGGCCGCTCCCCAACAGCATCTCCGAAAGCGTGCTGCACGGTGAAAAGGCGGAAAGCCGGCCCTATGGCCTGGCTCCGTCGGGTTCGACCACCGCGCCGCAGCCGGCCGAATAA
- the petA gene encoding ubiquinol-cytochrome c reductase iron-sulfur subunit — protein sequence MATVEQTQPRMPGEPTPAEAGDPGVRRRDFINIAAVSFAGVGAATAVAPLLMQASPSADVLALSSIEVDISKIQPGQGIKTSWRKQPVFIKQLTPAEIQAANAVQLSELRDPQSLADRTKPGKNQWLITLGVCTHLGCVPLGIGEGETKGDYGGYFCPCHGSHYDTAARIRKGPAPLNLVVPDFEFASDTVVRIG from the coding sequence ATGGCCACCGTTGAACAAACCCAGCCGCGGATGCCCGGCGAGCCGACCCCGGCCGAAGCGGGCGATCCGGGCGTTCGCCGCCGCGATTTCATCAACATTGCCGCGGTGAGCTTTGCAGGCGTCGGCGCGGCGACCGCCGTGGCGCCGCTCCTGATGCAGGCCAGCCCCTCGGCCGACGTGCTCGCGCTGTCGTCGATCGAGGTCGACATCTCCAAGATCCAGCCGGGCCAGGGCATCAAGACCAGCTGGCGCAAGCAGCCGGTGTTCATCAAGCAGCTGACCCCGGCCGAAATCCAGGCTGCCAATGCGGTGCAGCTGAGCGAACTGCGCGATCCGCAGTCGCTCGCCGACCGCACCAAACCCGGCAAGAATCAGTGGTTGATCACGCTCGGCGTCTGCACCCACCTCGGCTGCGTGCCGCTCGGCATCGGCGAGGGGGAGACCAAGGGCGATTACGGCGGATATTTCTGCCCGTGCCACGGCTCGCACTACGACACGGCCGCACGCATCCGTAAGGGTCCGGCGCCGCTCAATCTCGTTGTGCCCGACTTTGAATTTGCTAGCGACACCGTTGTCCGGATCGGTTGA